The sequence below is a genomic window from Gossypium hirsutum isolate 1008001.06 chromosome A11, Gossypium_hirsutum_v2.1, whole genome shotgun sequence.
gaatttttttttttagttttccaaaGCCAAATTGACACTAATTGTGTCGATTTGAACAATGAAAccccaccccccccccaaaaaaaaactatTCGAAACATATGGTGAATAAAAGTAaacctatatttttttaatattatttgtgtaAATTTCCCCATAAACGTCCACAAACAAACTCTATAATTCCTTTGTGAACAAACTCTGGACAAAATTGTGAACAAACTCTGAACAAAAGAAGTTGATGTGAAATCGTATCAAATAGAATCATTTTAAGATAAGTGAAGTCAAAACACAAAGAACTCAAATTCAATCTATTGGTCCTGCCTGTTGGGCCATTTTTAATTGCAGCTCATAGTAATGCCCTTTCTTCACAATTCACATGCAGCCCAAGATTTTATCTAAACATATATAAAGGCTCTAGCTGTGCAGAGTAAAAATCAAATGCAGCTGAATCAGGTCCGAGATGGCAAATGGCCCATTGCAACACAAAGGCGACATGTACATTCAGTGAATCACTACTTTATTTAAAACCAGAATATCTATAGCCAGAAACAGTCACTGTAGATGCTTACCAAATAACTATGCTTTATTCTCATTGATTATTGAAAGAGTGGCTTGCACTTGTATATGGCATCTCATTTGAgtccaaaatataaataattaataattggTAATATATACTATGATAAAAAGTTTGCATTCGGTTTGTCATAGGTCAGGATTGGATCGTATACACATCAACTGATTCATAAATGTCTTATCTACTTTCCTCACCTAATATGGACCTGAATTGCACCAAAGGATACGTCAGAGGCTCCTCAAGTTGTGAACGAAAACCATAAGGCAATCTTTGCATGTGTTACTACctgagtttttctttttctcaattaaatgtttatgtttttcTTATTAAACTACACATGTTACTAATTGAATATTGAAATCTAAAtcaaattgagataaaaaaaattttaaatactaaatttactGAAATTATCATTCCATTAAATTGTAGTATTTATTAACccagaattgaacttacttggtaGGTGGAACCGAATTATCCTTTTAGGTCGTGCGTGGTGAGTTGTGAGCACTTCCCTCTTCGTACCAAAAGTATGCCTTTGTGTTGAAACAGATAAACATAGGCATGTTTGATATATCATTATCATTTATTTGCCAAAAGAGAAGCAGTCTGAATGAGTCACTCAATCCCCATTCCAAATAATGCCTACGTAAATTTAACAAACCTAGATTTTTCATTGTGTTTCTTTTTTACTTCTTATATTTACTTATTCCACTAAGGTGGTGGTGATCCAGGGTGTCAAAGCCTGCAAATGAGCAGCAGTAACAAAGAACAGGTGCCCACTTCACCAAAAACTGCTACATATTAagatataaagaaaaaaagaaaactgaaaatGACTTGAGCTATGAGGTAAAAAACAAACACGATTAAAAACACCATTGTCTTGTTCATTGTCAATTTCCTACAACATTAATGCAATTTTGCCCGAGTTCCAGAATCTGCAGAAAGAATCACCAAACCCTTCAAAGTTGAATCTCCCACTTATGCATTCAAAAAGTGAATCTCAATTGACCTGAGATTATGAAAATAAGCTTGGTATTTCACATCTTTAATCGCTTCCAATTCGGTTTCTTACCGAATTTTCAACCGGATATCAATAAATTTAGggtgtaattttatattttttttaccatttatatTGTAGCGgtctaataattatattttatattctattcGTATATATCATGCATATTAAATTTGaggtaaattaaatatttttaactatttattttatgtaaaaaacttTCAAGcaatcaataaatattaatatatatacattattttagaTTGACAGGATagagataaaaatataattatatcaataattttaatgattaaatcattaaaatattaatagtacaACAATATACGAAAAAGTGTATAAATACTTTGATTTTAGAGTGAAGTAATTTGAACCTATCTcgaattaagtttatatatacaAGTTATGATTCTGCCCTTCTCACCTCGTTTTTACTTCAGCAAAACCTAGTCAAATTAGCAAAATTATCTAGCCTAGTGAGAACCTCATCAATTCATGGAAAGATCTGTTGAATCCTTAGTTTAGTTCCCTAAAGGAGTTAGAGAACATCCCCATGAGTTTTTGTCACCAAGGTTATAGCATTAAGCATCTAATCAATCCTAGTTATCATTTAACCCCTATCAGCACCCTCCTACCCATTAATCTAGCCTCCCTCTTTGTCCTTTCAACCACCCCTCATTTGAACTCCCACTAGTATTGGTTGGGAGGTTTTTTCTTCAAAGTCCTTTCAAAAACCCTTTTAACATATGTTTatataaaattgttttatattgGGCTTAAAAAACATGACCATAAATACAATAAATGTTTtgagattaaaaataattttttttattttaactataaAATAACTTTGGAAATTatgtgaaaaaaaaggaaaaatacatGCTATTAAGTTAATTATCACGTCAGCCTTTACCGTTAGTATTTTAATGGTTtttgactaaaaaaataaattagaaatcaaATCACCATTTTATAACATTGTAAAGTCAgataatttaatatgaatttttttaataattaagtgGTCATTATAGATTactcaaaacaaaaagaaatatatatatattaagaagtAGGCTTTGGTGCCCTATGCAAAAAGCAATCACGAGATTTTAGTTGCATCATCTTAAGAGACCTCTTTGActctaaaaaaagttaaaaacccTAAAGAAAACAAAACGAAAATGAAGCGCAAGCAATAAAATAAGAAGATGTTGATGGAAAAGAGAGTTAAGGTTGAAGAGACAAAAGCATTGAAACAGAGAAATGATAGAACGTGTTTTGTGGGTGGGAAGAGCTTTGGGCTCAGTGATCACTTcttatctaattattaatttacaTGTTAAGTTAttgtttcaattatttttctttttatataaaggttttacatttttaaataaaaataagaaatatttatGGTTACATTACATGCAAGCTCCGCCTAACTCAGGCCACGTTTGGTTGGAGGGAATGGAATAGTCATTCCCTCCTTATTCTTAAATGAACAGTTAAGACAAAGTTTGGTTCACCGTTTTCTTCATTCGGCGAATGGCTATTCCTCTCTTATTCGTTAGATTTACCGAATCGTCATTCGGCAGAGGGGTTAAGAATAGCTCATTCAACGACGGATGTAATAGCAAAATTTTTCCCCTAGACAATTTTACCCTGTATTTCTTCACCCATCCGTCAATTCGGTCGTTGTTGTAAAAGTGGTGCCTCCCTCGATTCTATCATTGAGAACCGTAGATTCATCTCCGACTCGTTCCCCGCCTCCACAAAGCTGCCTCCTTTCCTTTGTGAGAACCTCTGTAAGTTTCCATTTTTTCTTCCCCTTCTTGTTTTATAATTTCCACTATTATTTGTATTATTGGTTCCATTTTTCGTCTTTCCTTTTGAGTTTTTTTCAATTATCATTGTTATAAGAATTACCTTGAAGAATATTGAGAAATTGTAGTTCAGTTATCATTGTTTGTATTATTGGTTCCGTTTTTCCCCTTCTAGTTCAGTAattatttttccataattttcttgaattttgaagaaaaatggaaattttttagTTGCAAAGACTGCAGTCTGGGGATAGGGTTAGAAATTGTAGATTTTGGTATAAATCTAGATGATAGAACTGGTATGTTTGTACTATTGGTGTTTGCTGCCATGGATACAAACCTGATTTTTGTCTTGTGAcatctttgttttctttataCAGGGTAAAGACTAACAGATCTCAGTTTCAAATGGGAAATGGTGCTTTATTTGGAGCTAGTTATATCCAGGTAAATTGTATGAAGCCATattatatttgttgaattgagcAGAGATGAAGAACTTAGTAGAATGGACAAGTTACTGGATTTTTAGTACCTAGAAAATTGACTTTTATGCTTAGATTCAGTATAACATGGATCTATGCACTGCTATGGTTTATCTTCCTTTTTTAAATACAATATACTATCAGATAATATACTAATTATGGTAGAAGCAACCCAGACTTTCTCTGCTGAAGGCATTCTGCATTTGGCATTTTGTTTGCAGTTGCATACATTGCCAATCTTCAATTGAATCCACTAATTCTGCAATTATGATTCCGTCGTTATTAATGAACTGAATTTAAGCCATATTTATGCAGAGTGTGACACCGCATTTATCCTTATCCAAATGATAGAACTATTTATTTTGTATGGTATGAGTTATTGAATTACTTCATTAAAGAACTCTATAAGGGGAGGGTGAcataatttaatagaaatgtgCTTATTTGTTTCATGTTGTTTTCTATATATGTTAAGACATTTGATgcttttcaacttgttttagaGGAGTTTGGTCGAAGCATcggtgaaattttttaaaattttgatgtaaATCCTCTTGGTTCTGCATCAATCGCACAGGtattaatttttcatttctttacctAAGGAAGAAAAGCCTAGTCATTCCTATTGCTGCTAACATGGTGTGATTTTTTACTTTCACTGAATTAGCCGATTATGATCCTTATCATTGTTTCTGTTAAAATACGCACTGGTAAATTTGTTCCTGAATATGCCATTAAGGTCTATTTGGTATGAACAAAGAAACTAGAAGTAGCTTTAAAAAAGGAAGAAAGGTCTCTTGATTCTCTCAAGCATTTTACTAAACTCATGCTGGATTAAATACAGTGATTCTTGATATTCTGTTGTGACATCCAGTCCTTGTCCTCCAGTGAATTAACCACATTCTTTATGCATATCTGCGGAGCACAATGAAACAGCAACAATAATGGGTCAATATTATCCTTCTCTAAGCTTTTTTAATACCTTGTCTCCATCTTTTTTGTTTATCCTCGATGTCCATTTAACAGTCTATGTTTGGGGTTCATGGCTGCCCCTCCCAACAATGTCATCTCCAAGGTCCTTGGGAGTGCAATGTGCCTTACCATTGCATCCAACTCTTGTTGGTTCCTTGTTTCTGTCTTTTGATTCCAATAATTTGTATCAATACATTTGAGTTACATTGCTGCTCTTCCCCAGTTCTAATTGTAAACTGTTTTTGTTAGCTTTGTTTAATGTCTATTTTTCATAGAGAAGAAATTGGATTCTCTTTTCTTGCATCATCTGACACTGCTTTATTTGGATTAGAAGACTGCTCAGTCTCATGATGTATCACAATTACAGTGGATTGGTCCAGTTCCTGGGGATATTCCAGAAGTTGAGGCTTATTGTAGAACATTTAGAGCAGCTGAAAGGCTCCATACCGCTTTGATGGAAACTCCATGCAATCCATTAACAGGCAAATGTAGTGTTTCATATGATTTCACGCCAGAGGAAAAACCAGTGACAGAGGATAAGATTGTGTTTGTGCTTGGTTGTATGCTATCTCTTTCGAACAAAGGAAGAGAAGATGTTCTTTCTGGAAGAGTTTCAGTTATGAATACTTTTCGCATGCCAGATATGTGTGTTATGGATGATAAGCTTCCACTACTTCCTCTTTTCAGGAGTGAGATGAAGAGGTGTTGTGAGAGCTTACATGTCACTCTTGAGAACTATTTGACACCCGATGATTATCAAAGTCTGCATGTTTGGAGGAAGTTGCAAAGGTTGAAGAATGCTTGTTACGATTTGGGTTGTCCACACAAGGATAACCATCCATGCTATACATTGTTCGCCAACTGACAATCTGTTTGTTGGTCCAACTCTAAAAAAGAGGTAGAGTCAAAAGATTGTGAAATAGAATTTTGGAGGGGTGGTCAAGTGACAGAGGAAGGTCTGAAGTGGTTGATTAACAGAGGATTTAAAACCATTGTTGATCTAAGAGCTGAGATTGTAAAGGACAATTTTTATCAACCAGCCTTGGATGATGCTATTTTATCTGATAaagttgattttttattttgcatatgaaaagaaaagaactaatgttactaaaatttagtaatttttatgtaaaatttgaagatttttatTTCACCAAAAGATtgctataaataattaatttattaaagagtataccttataattaattgttgtTATCATGTTATTATaaaggataaaataaaatataaaaaatatgttttctattaaaattgactattaaaataaaatgttattagaGGATTATCATATTGTATATTAAACAGATTTTTATATTGGCGATTGTGACTTAAGAGAACAGGTGAGGGGCTAGATTAAAGCAAATATATGAGGCATTGAGAtattcttaataataattttatattaaaattattattaaatattattaataattatattaagaatgttattaaattatatattattttataaattgtatttaataataattatgttaaaatatgattaaattatttattttttatttttattaaaatatatttaacaataatcttattaaaatttaataacaataatcatctacctacaaaaattctgttaagggtattttggtcatttaagcctttttccttatactattacaacatctattccattcaaccaaacacaagaattctattacagctctattctatttcatttaaccaaacagttgaattattgattacagctctattccattacatctctattcaattacaaccctattccattacagtga
It includes:
- the LOC107941881 gene encoding NAD kinase 2, chloroplastic isoform X2; the encoded protein is MGNGALFGASYIQTAQSHDVSQLQWIGPVPGDIPEVEAYCRTFRAAERLHTALMETPCNPLTGKCSVSYDFTPEEKPVTEDKIVFVLGCMLSLSNKGREDVLSGRVSVMNTFRMPDMCVMDDKLPLLPLFRSEMKRCCESLHVTLENYLTPDDYQSLHVWRKLQRLKNACYDLGCPHKDNHPCYTLFAN
- the LOC107941881 gene encoding NAD kinase 2, chloroplastic isoform X1, yielding MGNGALFGASYIQKTAQSHDVSQLQWIGPVPGDIPEVEAYCRTFRAAERLHTALMETPCNPLTGKCSVSYDFTPEEKPVTEDKIVFVLGCMLSLSNKGREDVLSGRVSVMNTFRMPDMCVMDDKLPLLPLFRSEMKRCCESLHVTLENYLTPDDYQSLHVWRKLQRLKNACYDLGCPHKDNHPCYTLFAN
- the LOC107941881 gene encoding NAD kinase 2, chloroplastic isoform X3 — its product is MGNGALFGASYIQWIGPVPGDIPEVEAYCRTFRAAERLHTALMETPCNPLTGKCSVSYDFTPEEKPVTEDKIVFVLGCMLSLSNKGREDVLSGRVSVMNTFRMPDMCVMDDKLPLLPLFRSEMKRCCESLHVTLENYLTPDDYQSLHVWRKLQRLKNACYDLGCPHKDNHPCYTLFAN